The Skermanella rosea sequence CAACCCCTTGGCCCTCTGCTCTCGAGAAAGGAGCGAGCCTAGAGGGGCGGAGTTGAGGCACGGAAGAAAGCGGTCACCATCCTGCGGACCAGGACGGCAACTGCCAACCCGATCAACGCCCCGAGCGAGTTGACCGCGACATCGGCCCAGTCGGGCTGCCGTCCAGGTGAGAAGGTTTGAAGCAGTTCGAGAAGCCCGCCGAACCCGATGGCGGCTCCGACGATCATGCCGGGAGCGGCCCGCCCCGACCAGCCCAACGCAACCAGGAGGCTCAGCACCGAATAAGCGACCAGATGATCGAGTTTATCGCCAAAGCCGGTCCCGATGGCGGGCGACCGAGGCGACAGAGATGCGGCGGTGATGACGATGGCGGCACTGGTGGCTGCCACTCGGATCAGGTAGGTCTTTGGGACGCGGAGAAGAGAGCAATCAGTGGAGGCCATTCCCCATTCATACCGGACGACGGTGAAGGAACCGTCAAGGCGGGAGAGCTTTCTTGCTGCAAGCCGCATTCGTTGCCACTCAGGCTTGTTCGGCCGAACCACTGCCCAACAACCCAGGATCGTGGCACCATGGATGGAGAACAGGGGAGGAGAACCGAGATGAAGTTCACCGTGAGCCACGCCGATGAGAGCGAGTTCACCCATGATGGCCTGAGGGCATTCTTCGAGTACCGCGACCTCGGGATCAAGGAGGCGACTGCCGGGCGGTTCAATGCCCATGTTATCCGGGCTCAGTCGGGTGAGAGATCGCCTGGGGAGTGGCACCAGCACGATATCGACTTCCAGATGGTGTATGTCCTGCGGGGTTGGGTGCGGTTCGAGTACGAGGGCATTGGCGAGGTGCTGCTCCGGCGGGGATCGTGTGTCCATCAGCCAGCAGGCATCCGGCACCGCGAGGTCGAGCATTCCGATGACCTGGAGATGCTGGAGATCACGTCTCCCGCTGAGTTCGGGACTGAGGTTGTGGAGGCCCTAACTTCGTGAGTGTCTTGGCTGGGTCGTTGCCCACCGCAGGCTGATCCCGATGGGGGCAGCAAACA is a genomic window containing:
- a CDS encoding cupin domain-containing protein, producing the protein MKFTVSHADESEFTHDGLRAFFEYRDLGIKEATAGRFNAHVIRAQSGERSPGEWHQHDIDFQMVYVLRGWVRFEYEGIGEVLLRRGSCVHQPAGIRHREVEHSDDLEMLEITSPAEFGTEVVEALTS
- a CDS encoding VanZ family protein, yielding MASTDCSLLRVPKTYLIRVAATSAAIVITAASLSPRSPAIGTGFGDKLDHLVAYSVLSLLVALGWSGRAAPGMIVGAAIGFGGLLELLQTFSPGRQPDWADVAVNSLGALIGLAVAVLVRRMVTAFFRASTPPL